The genomic region GTTTGGTGGCATAGAATATGAACAGACGGTTCGTGGAAGTTGAAGCATTGTTGGGCATTTTTTATAATGGGTTATGGAAGCTTAAGTACCACAAAGAGTTTCATTACAACCGACAGAATTTAAAGCGCTAGTTCAACAAATTGAACGAGTCCTAGATAGTGAGTTGAGTCTATAGACTCGAGGGCCATGCCGGGGACACGGTCGAAGACGGATCAACATAGACTTGAGAGCCATGTCAGGGACCCGGTCGAAGACAGATCAACATAGACACAGTAAATTCAAGACATTTTTAGAATATTCAAGAAGAGAGTCTTATTTGTCTGAATCAATGACTCGACCAAATAAGATTTACGGTCTACTTTTAATATAATATGTACTATAAAACACATGGGATCGGCGATCATGACCAGAAGGAGGTGTACCGCGAggcggacttcagaagcacaaataCATCGATGATCTTATCAAAACAAAAGATATAGCAAAGATTATAACAGATAAGGAAGAGTACACTTGTGAAGATAGAGTTCAACTTATACACGACTCGGGACTGACTCGATCATGACTCCAACTAGATAATCCGACTCGATGTCTATTCTAAAAACCATCGCTCCTTCTTAGAATACAAAAGGAAGGTGGAGAGAGCCCTATGAGGGTAGATCCAATCAGATCATTAGATCATAATACAACAATTACCACAAACACGACGTAGGATATTATCTCGCGTCGAGAACTTGAACCTATATATATCATTGTGTCTCACATGTCTTTACTTTTAGTTTTCGACCACATGACATATCTCATATAAATACAACCGAACAATCTTTAACCATTGTCATGTTTAAGGACTAGAAAGAATTATCCATCTCCTATAATCCGTCATCTCAGTCTTATCAATGATCTCATTAGAAAGAATTGTTCATCTCCTCTAATTCGTCGTCTCGACCCAATCAATCTCCTCTAATTCGTCATCTCGACCCAATCAATGTTCTCATCATCTCAAATCCAATGACAAAGATCATTGACGCAAAAGATATGTCGATGCAAAGGGTCTTGTATGAAGCTAAAGTAATAGTCTATTCTTTAGCAGGTGAGGCAAACTCTTACTGCCTCTTTGGAATGGCTCCGGGGAGCTCCGGCTCCCGGCTGACCAACGTCCGACAGCTCATATGCGTAGACGAGAAACACTGCAGCGGCTCCGGCTCCGTTAATCCCGTAAAATGTATTCTCACAGTGAATGACTCCCTCCCAAGAGCCACAAGAAAGTGGCTCCATGGCCAGAGCTGGAGCCCGAGCATTTTGGAGCCCCCAAACACGCTCTTATTCAAATTCTCCATCGCAATATTCTCGTGCGTAACCATCTAATTAGAAAACTATGCCTAGGTCTAAATTTCCTACGATGCCTCGATGGCTATTCAAGGCTCCAATAGAAATAGCAAAACAAGCATTGGTGTTTCAGTTCTTCCTCAGCCTACTAGGACCCTCTCTCATGCTTCCTTTTTCAGGTGGCTATTCCAAAAGCTTTGGATCTCTCGAGTCAGAACCTCAAGACCCAAATTTTGGTGCTAAGCTGGTGGCAGCTCTTCAAGAGGTGACCCTATTTAGCGACGATTAAATattttaagggctagtttggcaacatTATTTTTTCATAGGATTTTCAATTTCCaaggaaaaatgaactaatttgctTTAGGAAAACGAAAAACACTTGGGAAAatagagtttccaaactagctcgAAGTGTGATGTTCTCATCTCCAATTCTCAACTATGTCCTGCGATTAAAAAAATGCATGTAAGTTTGTTTTTTTTCAACAAAACAACGGATCGCTTATAAAATGTCTCTAAAATCGCCATCTGTTCTGACACGATGGATCATCTGCAGTGCAGCAGTAGCGCTGACCTTGTTGATGCCGTTTTCATCTTTGTTTCGGAACGTTAGATTGCTCGATGGGGCACCTGCAGCACGGCTGCCTGCTCTGGCCCATTCTGGGCTTCTGGCACGCCCCTCCGTACACGTAACACGCGCGCGCGCCACCCTGCGGAGTACGGCCTGTGCACGCGCTGACGCGCGCGCGCCACCCATCCTTGTGACCGTGTCCGTCGGGCGAGCCTGCGGTCTGCGCGCTTCAAGTAGCACCCTACCGGTGCGCGCGCACCTCAAAACGTAGTCAAGTGAGCGGTCTCATTCTGCTCTGCTGCTGCAACTGCAAGCGCGGAATCTGTTCGATGATGGCGCGGGGCGCCGTGCTGCTCCTGCTCGCGGCCGCCTTCGCCGCGGCGCTCCTGCCGGACGCCGCGGAATCCCGCATCCTCCTCACGCTCCACGACTTCGGCGCCGTCGGCGACGGCGTCGCGGACGACACCAAGGTACCCCCGCAGCGCCCGTACGCACGCTTCAGCGCGGCCCCAATGCGACTGAGACTGACCGCCAACGCCTCCTCGTCTCTCTCCCCAAGGCCTTGGCCGGCGCGTGGACGGCCGCGTGCGCCGCCGCGGACGACGTCATCCTCAACGTGCCCGCCGGCGGGACATTCCGGATCTGGCCGCTCACGCTCGCCGGACCCTGCAGGAGCGAGATCAAGCTGCTCGTAAGCACGCTCAGCAACCGTATAATCCGTTACCGTCTCTCTGCTCACGCGCACTGGCTCTGTTCCGTTCTTGCCTCACCCACCCTCCCGTCGCCGGGCGCGTTCTTGCCTCGCGGTCTCTCAGATTTCCGGGGACATCGTCGCGCCGGAAAGCCCCCAGGACTGGGGGCAAGGCCAGAGCGACCAGTGGCTCCACTTCCACAAGGTTCGGGACCTCACGGTCACCGGCGGGGGCATCATCGACGGCAGAGGGCAGCAGTGGTGGGCGCAGTCGCTTGCGCGCGCGCAGCCCGCTCCCAAGGTGAGCTTACGCGCGCGCTGTTCGATTGGAGGTTGGCTCCAATGGAACTGGAGCCGGCCACCGAGGTTAGGGACGGAGTTCCGAGCAGCAAGCCAGGAACTCACCGCGTGTTGTCTTCTGCTGCTGCTGCGTCTTTCTTTCATCCGCAGGCTGTTCACTTCGAGGACTGCCAGGGGATCAGCGTGAAGGGCATCACCTTGCAGAACAGCCAGTCGTACCACCTGACGTTCACCCGGAGCTCCGACGTCGAGGCCAATTACCTCAGGGTGACCTCGCCGGAGCACAGCGTCGACACCAAGGGCATTCACCTCGTTGACTCGTACAATGTTCACGTCATGGATAACCTCATCTCCACAGGTATCTGTAATCTTCCGACCCTCCATTCCCCTGCTTCATACAGGTTCAGCAGACGAGTTTGGTTTTCAGAAAACAATCTCGCAACAATGTATGCATGTGCCAGGGAAAAAAAAGTACGCTTCACTGAAGTTGGCTAGAGATTCAGTAGAACGAACACTGGAAACACTTACTCATTGCACAAACTTTGGGTACTGTTAAATCGTTGAGCATGTCATGTGATTTGCCCCGGTTTCCCTTCGTTTCGTGCAGGTGATGACTGCGTCTCCATAGTGGGCAACTGCACGGATGTCCGTCTAAGAGCCATCTCATGCGGACCTGGCCATGGTATCAGGTACCTTGCTAGCTGACTGTCGTGGTGTTGCCTCTTCAGATTTGTATCTCCCCACAATTTCCTGGTTTGCTAGCACAGCTAAGCTAATAGTACTCGGCTGCGATTAGCATCGGAACCTTAGGAGTAAACAGCTCCGTCGATTACGTGGAGAAGATCAAAGTCGACACCTTGTTCATCTCAAACGCCGAGAACGGCGTGCGCGTGAGGACCACCGAGGTAACAGCAGCCGACAGTTTCGCAATTTCTCCACCTGAATCAGAGTAGCCTGCTCATATGCGCGAGGAAGCTCAGGTGAAAACACCGTAAAAGTAAAACCTTTGTGGTCTGTGTCTTCTCcagaacggcggcggcggcggcttcgcTCGCAAGGTGAAGTTCGAGAGCATCGTCATGAGGAACGTCACCAACCCCATCATCGTCGACCAGGGGATCTCCTCTGACGATCCGCCACCTTCATCGCCTGAAGCAGTAGCACTGGTACACCACACACTGATCAGACTTCCATCACTGTCTGCCTTTACGCCGCGGGACGCCGCAGCATACATTAGTGTCCGGCAAGCAGTGTCTCTGAACTCACGCGCCGGAAAATTCTGCGCCGCCCAGGCCGCGACGGCGTCGGCGGCAGTGCAGGTGGAGAAGATCAACTACATCGACATCACGGGCACGTCGGCGTCGGAGCGCGCGGTCACGTTCTCGTGCAGCGACGCCCGGCCGTGCAGGCGCCTGTCGCTCGACAACGTGAACCTGACCCAGGTGGACGGGAGCGAGGCGTCGTCCTACTGCCGCCAGGCGTTCGGGAGGAGCGTCGGCACCGTTGTCCCGGAGtcctgcctctccaaggaggactTCGTCCACCACGTCCCGCCGCAGCGTTCTGAGGAAGACGGAGAAGACTCAGAATCGTGAATCTGTGGCGGTTCCTGCTTGGCTCTGGCCAGATTAGTTTTGTCAAGGGATCTCTGATACTACTAGTTGCTTCGGATTTTTGTTGGAACTATAGGTGTTGTTGGGGCTTTTCCCCTAGGCCTAGTCCTCTAGTGCAGTGCAGATCTGTCTGTGTGAACTGAAGAACCATGTTGCTGCCCAACTTTGGTTTCCAGTATTCCTAAACGTTTCCAGCCTTTCTGTGACTAATGACGCTAAACACCATTTCTATGTATGATTCAGATTCTTTTGATATATAGGGCATATATACACGTTCAGAGCATATCGGACTAGCTCAGTAGGATTAGGATTGGATGGTCGATCATGGCATGAATACACGTCTTTCTGTTGTCAAGTTGGCAACGCAAGCAGAAATCAGCTATGTTTAGGCCTTTAGGGGCCGGGGAGCGAGAGGCTAAAACCAAGCTAAGAGACCATGGCGGCCGGGGAACCACGAGACGCAAGGAAAAGCCATGGCCAAAGCTGTGGCCGCCATCGTTCGTCTCCCCTATATAAACCGAACGACGTTTGGAAGCGGAAGCGGAACCATCAGCCTGTAcattctctctctcctctctcggcCTTCTTCGCGTGTTTCCCTCTTTTTCTTAGGCCGCCCTCTACACTTCTCGACATAACCATCGAGAGGGCGGTCGAGAGAAACGAGAGCGGCAGACACCATGGGGAGCTCGAGGACCATCGTTGCGTCCCCCCTGCTCCTCCTCGCCCTCCTCCTCCTGGCTTTCGCGGCCACCGCCGAGGCCCGCGTTGTCCCCGAGCTGTTTGGCGAGGACCAATTCCAGCGGACATGCAACCAGGTAGGCGCGGGGCGCCGCGCGCGTCGATCACCTTTTAGGCTTTTACTGTGCTGGGCTGTGCAACGCATGAGATTTTCGGATAGGTCGATCGATCGGTCGGGGCACGGGATTTGCTAATGCTCCGGCGGTTCTTTTGTGCCGCATCACTCGCAGGTGCACTTCAGGAAGATGTGCCAGAGCTTGACGAGGCTCCCGAGGGTGACAACGCCGCGCGAACTGCTGCTAGCGTCGATGCGCGTCGCGGCGGAGAAGGCCAGGGAGGCCAAGAGCCGGGTGGACGAGTTCGCGGCGAGGAACCACGAGGGCCGGCCGATGGAGTCCATCCTCGGAGCCTGCAGCAACGGGTACGACAACGTTGTGCAGACGCTCGAGGAGGCGCGGAAGATCGTCGCCACGCGGCCGGCGGCGGGCACCCAGGCCCAGGCCGACGACATGAACACGAAGCTGTCGGCCGCCGTCACGAGCGCCAGCGACTGCGACAACGCCTTCGCCGACTTCCCGGCGATTAGGTCCCCATTCTTGCCCATGCAGCGGAACGTCTACCGCCTCGTCGACAACGTCCTCAACATCTTCGTCGTCGTCAACCAGCCGGAGCACGCGCACAAGCACGGGCACTAGCCGCGTGCGCGCTGGCCGGCCTGCCAGTTGTAAGAGCCGGGATGGTGTTGTATCGATCTCCTTTCTGCACTTGAATATATATGTGAACAAGGCTTGAGAAAAATCTGTATTGCTAGTTGTAGTGTAACTTGATCAGGTTACTGCTAACACGGAATTTCAGGTTTAGCTTCTTGTTCTTGGTTTCAAAAAAAAAATGTGTGTCTCGCCAAAAGTACGACTTCACTTTTTGGCAGCCGGATGTTAGCTGTTGAAAATTAACTCATTTTTAATTGCTGGTAACATAcacctaagggggtgtttggaaaCAAATTTTTTCTGCTGTTATTATATATTTTGAGGTGGTTGATAACTCATCTTAAATCTATGTATACTACTCCGTACTCGATACTCATCTGAAACTATAGTATTGTTAATACTGCACTTGTTTTGCAGTTTTGGAACCAAAATTTCTCCCAAACATCATGATGTATTGGATACTTTGTAATCGAAAACTGAAGTATTGTAAATAATAGTAATATCATGATAAAAGTATGCTACAATATTTGAAAAACTGCAGTTTTAAAAACCGTGTTCCTAAATAGAGCCTAAGGGCCTTTTTGGAAATACAGTTTTGAAATATTGTAGTTTTGAGATACCATAATTTACAATTGTACATGACATAAATACTACGTTATTATTTTACCACAGTAAAACAACAGTATTGTTCAAAACCGAGGCCTATTTGGTTCCATTGAAAAATAAAGTATATAtagagagaagagaagaaaatTGAGGTACTGAGTGGAGTTTCAAAAATTCCAAAAATACCACGGTTTTTGGTAAACCATGGTATTAAAAACTATGTTTTGTCTGTACAAACCAAACACTTTTTGAGTTCCaatactataatatcatcaaatACCATAATATTGTTTCAAAACTGCAAAAATATTACACCTCCAAACAAAACCTAAAACTAAAGCCTTATTTTCGACAATGACTTGTTAGCCATAGAAAATAAGATATTTTTTTAAAAGCTAACAAGAAACCGCTGAAAATGAATACGGCAGCTGAAATTTTACTTATTCCATATAGCTATCTTAGTTTCTTAGGTATAATGGATATAAATTCGTCTTCATCTCTTGTCTCCAGGAGAATCAGATCAATTATTACACTATCTTGTGACCACGCAAATGTCCTACTTAAAATTCAATTATAACATTATAAGACCATCCAAATGATGAAAAAAAATCACTGTTTGCTTCTAACGGCCATCCAAAGgaccaaaacaaaaaaaaaaccatGGCCAGTGCTATCATTTGACGGGCTTGGATAATGTTCTGCTTGTTGGCAGTTAGTTATCTTGATATGTGTCATGTAACGTGATTTTGTATCTGTGGATCGATTGCTAATCGGTCGTGTCATGAAATTTCAGTCAGAATTTGCGTTGCAATATAGTTACAGTCCAAATAGCGCCATTTGTCCCTTTAGTTCGCTTGTTGCTTCATTTTGGACAATTTGCAACTCATAATACTTATCGTTAATATTTCTAGTTTAAATGGATATCCATAATATTTTATTTTAATGAAAAGATGATTCCTCTATTGTCATGAATGCTCATCTGATCGGCTATAAACGTTCAGTGATTTTAGTTTTATTTATCACATTCGGGTCCACTGGGCTTGGTCGGATTTTGCTAATTGACAGCCGTTACGGCTTACGGCCCAACAGTTTTTACCTATAAAACGAAAGGCCCAACTGCACGGTtcgttttgttttaataaaaaagaaaaacagaaaataagCACATCCTCCTCCATCACCAAATTGACGATTATATCGAAAATCTGGACGGCGGCGGACTCGATTGTAGCAGCAGCCGCCGGGAACAAGATGGCGGCGGCGTTGTCGCAGCTGGACGACGAGATCGTCCGCGGCATGGCCATCGGCGCTGTCTTCACCGACTATGTGAGTTCCGGTGGAAGCCCCAACCCACTTATTCCTTGGAAGGTTTTGGCCTCGCACTAATTCGCCGCCCAAATCGGCTGCAGGCCGGGAAGATAAACTGCCTCGACTTCCACCGCAAGGAAGATCTCCTCGTCACTTCCAGCGAGGACGACTCCATCCGCATGTACAACATCACCAGCGCGACGTGAGTACTGAGTACCCTAACCTTTGTTTGATTTCTCCCAACTTTTTTGATGCAGCTGTAATGTGTAGAATCTAATTGTGCGATGAGAAGTGTTGGGTTTACTGAGTGGTTTCAATGAACAGTTCGTGTTGCGATGTGATTTTTGGGTACCTCACTGCAAGAGATTGTAGAAACATTTTGTGTGTGCGTGAGGTTAGAACCACTGTCACTGGAGTAGATGCTGTTGAAGCTAATTTTCTAATGGTTAGATGCAGCATGCCAGCATGTTTGACAATGGCCAGTTAACATTCGATAAATATACATGGATTATTCCTTAGTGTTGCTCTTCTATCATGTTGACCATATTGCTAGAGAT from Zea mays cultivar B73 chromosome 6, Zm-B73-REFERENCE-NAM-5.0, whole genome shotgun sequence harbors:
- the LOC100285007 gene encoding probable polygalacturonase At1g80170, with translation MARGAVLLLLAAAFAAALLPDAAESRILLTLHDFGAVGDGVADDTKALAGAWTAACAAADDVILNVPAGGTFRIWPLTLAGPCRSEIKLLISGDIVAPESPQDWGQGQSDQWLHFHKVRDLTVTGGGIIDGRGQQWWAQSLARAQPAPKAVHFEDCQGISVKGITLQNSQSYHLTFTRSSDVEANYLRVTSPEHSVDTKGIHLVDSYNVHVMDNLISTGDDCVSIVGNCTDVRLRAISCGPGHGISIGTLGVNSSVDYVEKIKVDTLFISNAENGVRVRTTENGGGGGFARKVKFESIVMRNVTNPIIVDQGISSDDPPPSSPEAVALAATASAAVQVEKINYIDITGTSASERAVTFSCSDARPCRRLSLDNVNLTQVDGSEASSYCRQAFGRSVGTVVPESCLSKEDFVHHVPPQRSEEDGEDSES
- the LOC100194407 gene encoding uncharacterized LOC100194407 precursor, producing the protein MGSSRTIVASPLLLLALLLLAFAATAEARVVPELFGEDQFQRTCNQVHFRKMCQSLTRLPRVTTPRELLLASMRVAAEKAREAKSRVDEFAARNHEGRPMESILGACSNGYDNVVQTLEEARKIVATRPAAGTQAQADDMNTKLSAAVTSASDCDNAFADFPAIRSPFLPMQRNVYRLVDNVLNIFVVVNQPEHAHKHGH